Proteins from a single region of Segatella copri:
- a CDS encoding SusC/RagA family TonB-linked outer membrane protein, whose product MSGNFRKKKIALAGALMFVVTSVSAQTVKGVVTDNTGEPIIGASVMEVGVAGNGGVTDLDGNFTVNLKGKSKKLKISYIGMKAKEVSVAGKETIDVKLEDDNTTLNDVVVIGYGTVRKKDLTGSVSSISDKQIANIPVSNVSEAMTGKMAGVNITTTEGSPDADVKIRVRGGGSLSQDNSPLYIVDGFPVSSISDIAPSEIQSIDVLKDASSTAIYGARGANGVIIVTTKSGSEGKTQVNFNASLGYKKVTKLIKTLDPYNFAYSLYEVGATNYGNYSDLDIWKSVEGTDYQDEVFGRTGNQKQYNVSVSGGTKDIKYNIGFSHNDEKSIMLGSGYAKNNVNAKLNANLNKWLSLDFNARMAFTKLDGLNGGADTNESNAANSIVANTVKFWPVYPLTDSDEDEENSTSVERDPIERIYDSYKYQERFQQNYNVGLNWKPFKNITLRSEFGYRWDYNNTDQVWGSNATTNSKYGYNGQPQAVFTKVSKKNWRNANTITYDNSKLFGGRDHINVLLGQEWSSSEQTTRNAISVAYPASFGIDDVLSNTGAGTALPNEGTIAADENILSYFGRINYTLNDKYLATFTMRADGSSKFGSGNQWGVFPSLALAWRMSDESFLKGASKWLSNLKARLSFGTAGNNRINSGLISTVYSMASNTSKAPFFDENRGSMLEHGTYLYNPNLKWETTVTRNFGIDYGFFNGRISGTLDFYWNTTKDLLMQTLIPSNTGYSYQFQNFGKTSNKGVELALNAVIVDKKKFGLNFNFNVSYNKNKIDELNLENPWQSSNWSGSTISKYEDFRVEQGGRLGELWGYKMNGYYTVYDPATGTGDLVLNAKGKWELADGVKDKSKDIFGGTYYPGGPKVQCDENGNPIKQRLGNTVPTTTGGFGFDGHVGNFDFNVFFNYSLGNKIVNGTKLANAFYSGSNKKYNLVDDFTLDKRYTWIDPNNGLNLGKISTSTITTYGGTEEVMARLNELNQGRSIYNPAAVTAMQLTDYAVEDASFLRLQNVTIGYTLPKTWLKNIFISNVRIYFTGYNLLCMTSYKGYDPEVDTSSKKNPMTPGIDYAAYPKSRTFVGGINVTF is encoded by the coding sequence ATGTCTGGTAATTTTAGAAAAAAGAAAATTGCTTTGGCAGGCGCACTGATGTTCGTAGTAACAAGTGTATCTGCACAAACAGTAAAAGGCGTTGTTACTGACAATACGGGCGAGCCAATCATCGGTGCATCTGTCATGGAGGTAGGTGTAGCTGGCAATGGTGGCGTGACCGACCTTGACGGTAACTTCACAGTAAACTTAAAAGGCAAAAGCAAGAAACTGAAGATTTCATACATTGGTATGAAAGCTAAGGAAGTAAGCGTTGCAGGTAAAGAAACGATCGATGTAAAGCTTGAGGATGACAACACCACCCTCAACGATGTCGTAGTAATCGGTTATGGTACTGTTAGAAAGAAAGACCTCACAGGTTCTGTATCTTCTATCAGCGACAAGCAGATTGCCAACATTCCTGTTTCTAACGTAAGCGAGGCGATGACCGGTAAGATGGCAGGTGTGAACATCACCACCACAGAGGGTTCACCAGATGCTGACGTGAAGATTCGTGTGCGTGGTGGTGGTTCTCTTTCACAGGACAACTCTCCTCTCTACATCGTTGATGGTTTCCCAGTTAGCTCAATCAGCGACATCGCTCCTAGTGAAATTCAGAGCATCGACGTATTGAAGGATGCTTCTTCTACAGCCATCTATGGTGCCCGTGGTGCCAATGGTGTTATCATCGTAACAACCAAGAGCGGTTCTGAGGGTAAGACTCAGGTAAACTTCAATGCTTCTCTCGGCTACAAGAAGGTTACAAAGTTGATCAAGACTCTTGATCCTTATAACTTTGCATACTCTCTTTATGAAGTTGGTGCAACAAACTATGGTAACTACAGCGACCTCGACATCTGGAAGTCTGTAGAAGGTACAGACTATCAGGACGAAGTCTTCGGTCGTACTGGTAACCAAAAGCAGTATAATGTAAGCGTTAGCGGTGGTACTAAGGATATCAAGTATAACATTGGCTTCTCTCATAACGACGAGAAGAGTATCATGCTTGGTTCTGGTTATGCAAAGAACAACGTTAACGCAAAACTCAACGCCAACCTGAACAAGTGGTTGTCACTCGACTTCAATGCTCGTATGGCATTCACCAAACTTGATGGTCTGAATGGTGGTGCTGACACAAACGAAAGCAACGCAGCCAACTCTATCGTTGCCAATACCGTAAAGTTCTGGCCAGTATATCCTCTTACAGATAGCGATGAAGACGAGGAGAACTCAACATCAGTAGAACGCGATCCTATCGAGCGTATTTATGATTCTTATAAGTATCAGGAGCGTTTCCAGCAGAACTACAACGTAGGTTTGAACTGGAAGCCTTTCAAGAATATCACCTTACGCTCAGAATTTGGTTATCGCTGGGATTATAACAATACCGATCAGGTTTGGGGTTCTAATGCCACAACCAATTCAAAGTACGGCTACAATGGTCAGCCACAAGCTGTGTTTACTAAGGTAAGCAAGAAGAACTGGCGCAATGCCAACACTATCACTTACGATAACAGCAAGCTTTTCGGAGGCCGTGACCATATCAACGTATTGTTGGGTCAGGAATGGAGCAGCAGCGAGCAGACTACAAGAAATGCCATATCTGTTGCTTACCCAGCATCTTTTGGTATTGATGACGTTTTGTCAAATACTGGTGCAGGTACTGCCCTTCCAAACGAAGGAACTATCGCTGCCGATGAGAACATCCTCTCATACTTCGGTCGTATCAATTATACATTGAATGATAAGTATCTGGCAACATTCACTATGCGTGCTGATGGCTCTAGTAAGTTTGGCAGCGGCAACCAGTGGGGCGTATTCCCATCTTTAGCTTTGGCATGGCGTATGTCTGACGAATCATTCCTGAAAGGTGCTTCTAAGTGGCTCTCTAACTTGAAAGCTCGCTTGAGTTTCGGTACTGCCGGTAACAACCGTATCAATTCCGGTTTGATTTCTACCGTATACTCTATGGCTAGCAACACATCAAAGGCTCCATTCTTTGATGAGAATCGTGGTTCAATGTTGGAGCATGGAACTTATCTCTATAACCCTAACCTGAAGTGGGAAACAACTGTTACCCGTAACTTCGGTATCGACTATGGTTTCTTTAACGGACGTATCAGCGGTACTTTGGATTTCTACTGGAATACCACTAAGGACCTCTTGATGCAGACTTTGATTCCATCAAACACAGGTTATAGCTACCAGTTCCAGAACTTTGGTAAAACTTCTAACAAAGGTGTCGAGTTAGCACTCAATGCTGTCATCGTAGACAAGAAGAAGTTTGGTTTAAACTTCAACTTCAATGTTTCTTACAACAAGAACAAGATTGACGAGTTGAATCTTGAGAATCCATGGCAGAGCAGTAACTGGAGTGGTTCAACCATCTCTAAGTATGAAGACTTCCGTGTAGAACAGGGCGGCCGACTTGGTGAGCTCTGGGGTTACAAGATGAATGGTTACTATACAGTATACGACCCAGCTACAGGCACTGGCGACTTGGTTCTCAATGCCAAGGGTAAGTGGGAATTGGCTGATGGAGTAAAAGACAAGAGCAAGGACATCTTCGGCGGTACCTACTACCCTGGTGGTCCTAAGGTACAGTGCGACGAAAACGGTAATCCTATCAAGCAGCGTCTTGGAAATACCGTTCCTACAACAACTGGCGGTTTCGGTTTCGATGGTCACGTAGGCAACTTCGACTTCAATGTGTTCTTCAACTACTCTCTTGGCAACAAGATTGTAAACGGAACCAAGCTGGCTAACGCCTTCTATTCAGGTTCTAACAAGAAGTACAACCTTGTAGATGACTTTACCCTCGACAAACGTTACACATGGATTGACCCTAACAATGGTTTGAACCTTGGTAAGATTTCTACTTCAACCATCACAACATATGGTGGCACAGAAGAAGTTATGGCTCGCTTGAACGAGTTGAACCAAGGCAGGAGCATCTACAATCCAGCTGCCGTTACAGCCATGCAGTTGACTGATTATGCTGTAGAAGACGCTTCATTCCTGCGTTTGCAGAACGTAACTATTGGCTACACATTGCCAAAGACCTGGTTGAAGAACATCTTCATCAGCAACGTACGTATCTACTTCACTGGCTACAACTTGCTTTGCATGACAAGCTATAAGGGTTACGACCCTGAAGTTGACACAAGCAGCAAAAAGAATCCTATGACTCCAGGTATCGACTATGCAGCATACCCTAAGAGCCGTACATTTGTAGGTGGTATTAATGTAACATTCTAA
- a CDS encoding RagB/SusD family nutrient uptake outer membrane protein, translating into MNKIFSKVLVALGAATLVSCSDFLDQKSPSELENSNVYGSTYYTGLRVNKIYGGLTQDRTYSQDLAIVWNLNSDIELVDGLGSDATNATSERGNMNYNADPGWSKISGVWDALYGVIEDANDVVDGVNNSDLYQNGSKSDKATMGRYLGEALTLRAQCYLDLVRFFGDVPFKAESSKSDLSNAYLYKMDRDSILDSLMVNLDEAIELLPWAGQEGYTTEHATKGYAHGLLAQIALTRAGYAIREKAKEGYETATYTDATYPTQRPGAAKCKELYEIALKHLSAIIKSGSHKLNPSFENEWYLLNQLTLDKTYQENLFEIPMGSNVTGELGYTVGVRLNGVTTEYGYGNSSGKLKLTAPLLYSYDKADQRRDVTVAAFEIKQDGKKTVESMLGNAPFGLYCGKWDARKMNDKWLSDNLKATAKHTTGINPVVMRYSQILLWYAEVMNELAGPTGRYDGDAGMTALQALAEVHDRAFSDKALANHYINNIPKTKEGLFEAIVQENAWEFAGEGYRKWDLIRWNLLAQKIQEFKDTYIQDLTDKKYQEKIYFNYTDDTKTKIDMSSVTWYGLAADQSESDFTGSTDSFGKSSLTSGKDTQVNTNLPSISSGLVGDNVPVKNRYLMPIASTTISASNGHLHNSYGYND; encoded by the coding sequence ATGAACAAGATATTTTCAAAAGTCTTGGTAGCTTTGGGAGCTGCAACATTGGTTTCTTGCTCAGACTTCCTTGATCAGAAGTCACCTTCTGAGTTGGAGAACTCTAATGTATATGGTTCTACCTACTACACAGGCTTACGAGTAAACAAGATATATGGCGGTTTGACTCAAGACCGTACATACTCTCAGGATCTCGCCATCGTATGGAACCTGAACAGCGACATCGAATTGGTGGATGGTCTTGGAAGTGACGCTACTAACGCTACAAGTGAGCGTGGTAACATGAACTACAATGCCGATCCAGGATGGTCTAAGATTTCTGGCGTGTGGGATGCACTCTATGGTGTAATTGAAGACGCAAACGACGTTGTTGATGGCGTAAATAACAGCGACCTGTACCAGAATGGTAGCAAGTCAGACAAAGCAACAATGGGACGCTATCTCGGTGAGGCTTTAACACTCCGTGCACAGTGCTATCTCGACCTGGTACGTTTCTTCGGTGACGTACCTTTCAAGGCAGAGTCATCAAAATCAGACCTTTCCAATGCATACCTTTATAAAATGGATCGCGACAGCATCCTTGACAGCTTAATGGTAAATCTTGATGAAGCCATCGAACTTCTTCCTTGGGCAGGTCAAGAAGGATACACTACAGAGCATGCAACCAAGGGTTATGCACATGGTCTCTTGGCACAGATTGCCTTGACACGTGCAGGATATGCTATCCGCGAAAAAGCGAAGGAAGGCTACGAGACTGCAACTTACACAGACGCAACCTACCCTACACAGCGTCCAGGTGCCGCTAAGTGTAAGGAACTGTATGAGATTGCACTCAAGCATCTCAGTGCTATCATCAAGAGTGGTTCACACAAATTGAATCCATCATTCGAAAATGAATGGTATCTCTTGAATCAGCTGACTCTCGACAAGACCTATCAGGAAAACCTCTTCGAGATACCTATGGGTAGCAATGTTACTGGTGAGTTGGGTTATACAGTTGGTGTACGCTTGAATGGCGTTACTACAGAATATGGTTATGGTAATTCTTCTGGTAAATTGAAGTTGACAGCGCCTCTCCTCTACTCTTACGACAAGGCAGACCAGCGTCGTGACGTTACAGTAGCAGCATTCGAGATTAAGCAGGATGGTAAGAAGACTGTAGAGAGCATGCTTGGCAACGCTCCATTTGGTCTTTACTGCGGTAAGTGGGATGCTCGCAAGATGAACGACAAGTGGTTGTCAGACAACTTGAAGGCAACAGCTAAGCACACCACAGGTATTAACCCTGTCGTGATGCGCTACTCTCAGATTCTGCTTTGGTACGCTGAGGTTATGAACGAGTTGGCTGGTCCTACAGGTCGTTATGATGGTGACGCAGGTATGACTGCACTTCAGGCTCTTGCAGAAGTACACGACCGTGCTTTCAGCGACAAGGCTTTGGCAAACCACTACATCAACAACATTCCTAAAACCAAGGAAGGTCTGTTCGAAGCAATCGTACAGGAGAACGCTTGGGAGTTTGCTGGAGAAGGTTACCGCAAATGGGATTTGATTCGCTGGAATCTCTTGGCTCAGAAGATTCAGGAGTTCAAGGATACTTATATCCAGGACTTGACTGACAAGAAATATCAGGAGAAGATTTACTTCAACTATACTGATGACACAAAGACCAAGATTGACATGAGCAGTGTAACTTGGTATGGTCTCGCCGCAGACCAGTCTGAATCTGACTTCACTGGTAGTACAGATAGCTTTGGCAAGTCTAGCTTGACAAGCGGCAAGGATACTCAGGTAAACACTAACTTGCCTTCTATCAGCAGTGGTCTTGTAGGCGACAATGTACCTGTTAAGAACAGATACCTCATGCCTATTGCATCTACCACAATCTCTGCATCAAATGGTCATTTGCACAATTCTTATGGCTATAACGATTAG
- a CDS encoding DUF5123 domain-containing protein: protein MKIKNIFGMSLAFLAMTPMVSCTDKNDWEVDSAHDRLFGVKSSALSVDTDDDQPTKIAVNFSAYDKNTEYYIVELSTDSLYDDVPMGGENARIFGEDKSITSAPVDINNLEEYTKYYMRVKAMSSTKAESKWVYYKDGDSFRTPGILHDVLEKDRLDDNIRLTWIPGSNVTTLRYTYKDSEGEIQTEDIALTDADREAGEYKITGLNSNRSYTFSLLNGEKVRGSKTVKTAKGLPSADYIVKLNEDRTVITNEDIEEWANKAFEKMEGASNVSITLGIPAGKTIDLGTSEKAISIPEGVSISFFGRAGEKATLNVKKAVSVAGNHGYISFEHVNIDGQYDADAGTGCDDFLADKAEFNIDSLGITECEVKNFKSSLIRCQGSAGQSFGTIVIDNSILHDVTTKANGFIQLDKGMEKLDSINITNSTIYNCNLTNKAMIAIDKIKVPTTINMESCTFYNIIGTGGYLIDRNKTGQDVTWNCNKVILAKTFDPAKAKGVRGTKNNNISNTYYTTDFLLGGGETKFTSDLTSCEAASSSAFSKPAEGLFYLKNSILEKEKVGDPRWIK from the coding sequence ATGAAAATAAAGAATATATTTGGAATGTCATTGGCCTTCTTGGCCATGACTCCAATGGTTTCTTGTACAGATAAGAACGACTGGGAAGTTGACAGTGCTCACGACCGCTTGTTTGGTGTCAAGAGTTCTGCTTTGTCTGTTGACACAGATGACGACCAACCAACCAAGATTGCAGTCAACTTCTCTGCTTATGACAAGAACACAGAATACTACATCGTAGAGTTGAGCACAGACTCTCTTTATGATGACGTACCTATGGGAGGTGAGAACGCAAGAATCTTCGGTGAAGACAAGAGTATCACATCTGCTCCTGTTGACATTAACAACCTGGAAGAATACACCAAGTACTACATGCGTGTAAAAGCTATGTCTTCAACCAAGGCTGAATCAAAATGGGTATATTATAAGGATGGCGACTCTTTCCGTACTCCAGGTATCCTTCACGATGTTTTGGAGAAAGACCGCTTGGACGATAACATCCGCTTGACATGGATTCCAGGTTCTAACGTAACCACTCTTCGCTATACTTATAAGGATAGCGAGGGAGAAATCCAGACTGAGGACATCGCTCTGACAGATGCTGACCGCGAAGCTGGTGAGTATAAGATTACAGGTTTGAACTCAAATCGTTCATATACATTTAGCTTACTCAATGGAGAGAAAGTTCGTGGTTCCAAGACTGTGAAGACAGCCAAGGGATTACCATCTGCCGACTACATTGTAAAACTGAATGAAGACCGTACTGTCATCACAAATGAGGACATCGAAGAGTGGGCTAATAAGGCATTCGAGAAGATGGAAGGTGCTTCTAATGTATCTATCACATTAGGTATCCCTGCTGGTAAGACTATCGATTTGGGTACTTCAGAAAAAGCAATCAGCATCCCAGAGGGTGTTTCTATTTCATTCTTTGGTAGAGCTGGTGAAAAGGCAACACTGAATGTAAAGAAGGCTGTATCTGTAGCAGGAAATCATGGTTACATCAGCTTTGAACACGTAAATATTGATGGCCAATACGATGCAGACGCAGGTACAGGTTGCGATGATTTCCTTGCAGACAAGGCAGAATTCAATATTGACTCACTGGGTATTACTGAATGCGAAGTCAAGAACTTTAAGTCATCATTGATTCGTTGCCAAGGTTCGGCAGGTCAATCTTTCGGAACAATCGTAATAGACAACAGCATCTTGCATGATGTAACAACTAAAGCGAATGGTTTCATTCAGTTAGATAAAGGTATGGAGAAATTGGATAGTATCAATATTACAAACTCTACTATCTACAATTGCAACTTGACCAATAAAGCCATGATAGCAATTGACAAAATCAAAGTTCCAACTACCATCAATATGGAATCTTGTACATTCTATAACATAATTGGTACAGGCGGTTATCTAATCGACAGAAACAAAACTGGACAAGATGTGACATGGAATTGCAATAAAGTCATCTTAGCTAAAACCTTCGATCCAGCAAAGGCCAAGGGTGTTAGAGGTACTAAAAATAATAACATTTCCAACACCTATTATACTACCGACTTTTTATTAGGCGGTGGAGAAACGAAGTTTACGAGTGACTTGACATCATGCGAAGCTGCATCAAGCTCAGCATTCAGCAAGCCTGCCGAAGGTCTATTCTATCTTAAGAACTCTATCTTGGAGAAGGAAAAGGTAGGTGACCCACGTTGGATTAAATAA
- a CDS encoding Rpn family recombination-promoting nuclease/putative transposase, giving the protein MARYINPFSDWSFKRIFGQEYSKDLLIEFLNQLLLGEQHITDVKFKDKEMLPETKDQRGIIYDVFCETDTGEHIIVEMQNRSQSYFIDRSLYYASKTIVDQGIKGQWDYHLTPVYVICFMNFDVDENTPKKFRTDVVLADKDSGEVYSNKIRFIYLVMPLFKKKEEECTTFLDCWIYNLKHMETLEKMPFEAQHKIFKRLAEIADSKSLTKEEQEKYDNSMMVMWDNYAVYKHAEEKGIEKGMEKGRKEIALNLLTYNTPIDVIAKSTGLSIEEIKKLEQ; this is encoded by the coding sequence ATGGCAAGATACATCAACCCATTCTCAGACTGGTCGTTCAAACGAATCTTCGGCCAGGAATACAGCAAAGACTTGCTGATTGAGTTCTTGAACCAGCTGCTCCTGGGAGAGCAGCATATCACAGATGTGAAGTTTAAGGACAAGGAGATGTTGCCAGAAACAAAAGACCAACGAGGTATCATCTACGACGTCTTTTGCGAAACTGACACAGGTGAGCACATTATCGTTGAAATGCAAAACAGGAGCCAGTCCTATTTCATCGACCGGTCTCTCTACTATGCATCGAAAACGATAGTAGACCAAGGCATAAAAGGACAATGGGATTATCATCTCACACCTGTTTATGTTATCTGTTTCATGAACTTTGATGTAGATGAAAATACACCTAAAAAGTTCAGAACAGACGTTGTGCTGGCAGACAAGGATAGCGGAGAGGTTTATTCTAACAAAATCCGCTTCATCTACTTGGTAATGCCTCTTTTCAAGAAGAAAGAGGAAGAGTGTACTACGTTTTTAGATTGTTGGATTTATAATTTGAAGCATATGGAGACATTGGAAAAAATGCCTTTCGAGGCTCAGCATAAGATATTCAAGAGGTTGGCAGAAATCGCCGACTCCAAGAGCCTGACCAAAGAGGAACAGGAAAAATACGACAACAGCATGATGGTCATGTGGGACAATTATGCGGTATATAAGCATGCTGAAGAGAAAGGAATAGAAAAAGGTATGGAAAAAGGTAGGAAAGAGATTGCTTTGAACCTATTGACATACAATACTCCAATAGACGTCATCGCAAAATCCACAGGATTATCTATCGAAGAAATCAAGAAATTGGAACAATAA
- a CDS encoding SusC/RagA family TonB-linked outer membrane protein encodes MYQQLKRASMALTLSSVCFLAFAQKTIQGTVKDANGDPMIGVTITDQNGKAGGITDLDGKFTIQNADPNAVLTFSYIGCKPKKVKVGSQKTWNIVLEDDNAALDEVVVVGYGTMRKRDVTGSIASVNSEKIAARGTTNLAESLQGSVPGVNITQSGSRAGAGFNIQVRGQASINKQAQPLYVIDGVVCDNMDFLNPDDIDRIDVLKDASSTAIYGSRASAGVIMITTKGSKGADKAQKATISYDGYYGIKKLARMPEFMDANEFMDYRFARYTTLEGKNYDGSSRKGVDAEGHPHYIIKNTDLNSAFLARKGATSYKDSKIYELMMDPSFDGYDWKKMVTRTAAQQNHFISAAGATEKVNYRVGMGYQGEENVFKGNDYERFNFKGAMDAKLSKIFEAGFSTNMSMSRTQDVCTDGTYSPYVNAFYFNPFVSPTDADGNLIPNPGAKAAFGADANFTSTYNPLIDLNDGNYTDETKMYRLMGNFYLRANIIKGLKFTTTFSPNYSHKRQGIFYATGLNEGNDVGSTYYQKNKTNFGSVANTTRVDWTWDNQFDYNRTFGDHTVGAMALFSLYKSNTEYQYEEGKGIASDHTTFHNLGTASGDKTLSSSYTESSLESFAFRANYSYKGRYMATATLRTDGSSRFADGNRWGWFPSVAAAWRISDEAWMKQFNNWLDNAKLRISYGVTGNNNVGDYVTIASATGPSYVTIDGKEVQGYHPNGLINTKLIWEKVKEFDVGLDLSFLKNRINVTADFYNRLSDGQIMSRSVPIETGEKTSTFNVGSVQNRGIELGLNFNIINKKDFSWSANVNFARNWNKIKELSNGKVDEVANNWFIGEPLNVLRDYTHTEVITDKGVTMHTMNGDKHYTLKEFYEKYGTKYKWYEGQVAVNDWNDDGKIDDNDKQIYGCTDPRWTGSFSTNVYFKGFDFSIMFYTKSGFWSRSYFHEKYMKYSDRGNAHMQLDYYIPKGAPIIDHATGEITTATETHYGKYPYPNNSDTSMGGYFGDKGSAKGEGFQYQKTSFTKVKNITLGYTLPKSVVSKAGIRNLRVYVNVLNPFCFTNYKGFDPEWASQNLQNGGPSSVTYQFGVNLKF; translated from the coding sequence ATGTATCAACAACTGAAACGTGCCAGCATGGCACTGACCTTGAGTTCGGTTTGTTTCCTCGCCTTTGCGCAGAAAACAATCCAAGGTACCGTTAAGGATGCTAATGGCGACCCAATGATTGGTGTAACCATTACTGACCAGAATGGTAAAGCAGGTGGCATCACCGACCTTGACGGTAAGTTTACCATCCAGAACGCAGACCCTAATGCGGTCTTGACTTTCAGCTACATCGGCTGCAAGCCTAAGAAAGTTAAAGTAGGAAGTCAGAAAACATGGAACATCGTACTTGAAGATGACAACGCAGCCCTTGACGAGGTCGTTGTCGTTGGTTATGGTACTATGCGTAAACGCGACGTAACTGGTTCTATCGCATCTGTCAACTCAGAAAAGATAGCCGCTCGTGGTACTACCAATCTTGCTGAGTCTCTGCAGGGTTCTGTTCCTGGTGTCAACATCACCCAGTCTGGTAGCCGCGCAGGTGCAGGCTTCAATATTCAGGTTCGTGGACAGGCTTCTATCAACAAGCAGGCACAGCCATTGTATGTTATCGATGGTGTAGTTTGCGACAACATGGACTTCCTCAATCCTGATGATATCGACCGCATCGACGTATTGAAAGATGCATCTTCTACCGCCATCTATGGTTCCCGTGCCTCTGCCGGTGTCATCATGATTACCACCAAGGGCAGCAAGGGTGCAGACAAGGCACAGAAGGCTACCATCTCTTATGACGGATATTATGGTATCAAGAAGTTGGCGCGCATGCCTGAGTTTATGGATGCCAACGAGTTTATGGATTATCGTTTTGCCAGATATACCACGCTCGAAGGTAAGAACTACGATGGTTCTAGCCGCAAGGGTGTTGATGCCGAAGGACATCCACACTACATCATCAAGAATACCGACTTGAATTCTGCCTTCCTTGCCCGCAAGGGAGCAACCAGCTACAAAGACTCCAAAATTTATGAGCTGATGATGGATCCAAGTTTCGACGGTTACGACTGGAAGAAGATGGTTACCCGCACAGCCGCCCAGCAAAACCACTTCATCAGTGCTGCCGGTGCTACAGAAAAGGTAAACTACCGTGTAGGTATGGGTTATCAGGGCGAGGAAAACGTATTCAAAGGCAATGACTATGAGCGTTTCAACTTCAAGGGAGCAATGGATGCCAAGCTCTCCAAGATATTCGAGGCAGGTTTCTCTACCAACATGTCTATGAGCCGCACCCAGGACGTATGTACTGATGGTACTTATTCTCCATACGTGAATGCATTCTATTTTAACCCATTCGTATCTCCAACAGATGCAGATGGCAACCTGATTCCTAACCCGGGAGCAAAGGCAGCCTTTGGTGCAGATGCAAATTTTACATCTACATATAACCCGCTCATCGATTTGAATGACGGCAACTACACCGACGAGACCAAGATGTACCGACTGATGGGTAACTTCTACCTGCGTGCCAACATTATCAAGGGATTGAAGTTTACAACCACCTTCTCTCCTAACTACTCTCACAAGCGCCAGGGAATCTTCTATGCAACAGGTCTGAACGAGGGTAATGACGTAGGTTCTACTTACTACCAGAAGAACAAGACCAACTTCGGATCCGTTGCCAATACAACCCGTGTAGACTGGACGTGGGACAACCAGTTTGACTACAACCGCACATTTGGCGACCACACCGTTGGTGCCATGGCACTGTTCTCACTCTACAAGAGCAATACAGAATACCAGTATGAAGAAGGCAAGGGTATCGCCAGCGACCATACTACATTCCACAACCTGGGAACAGCCAGCGGCGACAAAACGCTCTCCTCTTCTTATACTGAGTCATCATTGGAGTCATTTGCTTTCCGTGCCAACTATTCCTACAAGGGTCGTTACATGGCTACAGCTACACTCCGTACCGATGGCAGTTCACGTTTCGCAGACGGCAACCGATGGGGCTGGTTCCCTTCTGTAGCTGCAGCATGGCGTATCTCAGATGAAGCTTGGATGAAGCAGTTCAACAACTGGCTTGATAATGCTAAACTCCGTATTTCATACGGTGTTACAGGTAACAACAATGTGGGTGACTATGTAACTATCGCTTCTGCTACAGGTCCATCTTATGTAACCATTGACGGCAAAGAGGTACAGGGTTATCATCCTAACGGATTGATAAATACAAAACTCATCTGGGAGAAGGTAAAGGAATTTGATGTAGGTCTCGACCTGAGTTTCCTGAAAAACCGCATCAATGTAACAGCCGACTTCTACAACCGTCTTTCTGATGGTCAGATTATGTCACGTTCAGTGCCTATCGAAACTGGTGAGAAGACTTCAACCTTCAATGTAGGTTCTGTCCAGAATAGAGGTATTGAACTCGGTTTAAACTTTAACATCATCAACAAGAAAGACTTCTCCTGGAGTGCGAACGTAAACTTCGCCCGCAACTGGAACAAGATTAAGGAGTTGAGTAATGGTAAGGTTGACGAGGTAGCCAACAACTGGTTTATCGGCGAACCACTGAATGTACTCCGTGACTATACCCATACCGAAGTGATTACCGACAAGGGTGTAACCATGCACACCATGAATGGTGACAAGCACTATACCCTGAAGGAATTCTACGAGAAGTATGGCACTAAGTATAAGTGGTATGAAGGTCAGGTAGCCGTAAACGACTGGAACGATGACGGTAAGATTGACGACAACGATAAGCAGATTTATGGCTGCACAGATCCTCGCTGGACCGGTAGTTTCTCTACCAATGTTTACTTCAAGGGTTTCGACTTCTCCATCATGTTCTATACCAAGAGCGGATTCTGGTCACGCAGCTACTTCCATGAGAAGTATATGAAGTATAGCGACCGTGGTAATGCCCACATGCAACTGGATTACTACATACCAAAGGGAGCACCAATCATCGATCATGCAACAGGTGAGATTACAACCGCCACAGAGACCCACTACGGAAAGTATCCTTATCCAAACAACAGCGATACATCTATGGGTGGTTACTTCGGCGACAAGGGTTCAGCCAAGGGAGAAGGCTTCCAGTATCAGAAGACCTCTTTCACCAAGGTTAAGAACATTACCCTGGGTTACACATTGCCTAAGAGCGTAGTTAGCAAGGCTGGTATCAGAAATCTCCGTGTTTATGTAAACGTTCTGAACCCATTCTGCTTCACCAACTACAAGGGCTTCGACCCAGAGTGGGCATCACAGAATCTGCAGAATGGCGGTCCATCATCTGTAACCTACCAGTTTGGTGTAAATCTTAAGTTCTAA